Proteins encoded within one genomic window of Streptomyces taklimakanensis:
- a CDS encoding S1C family serine protease — MDEGKATEPQPTWWSRPRGTSAAPRPAGGGRTEEAAPRPLHGEDPYGTPPYGGPGPWAPAPLVQRPAPGGMLPPQPQPQPQPQPQPQTPPPARSRIEPASGARPGTRAPEALEPAPEPPSPEPASPPKGPYPVPPAETFARYDPWAPPAASPPVPVPSERVSSEPPPPPGGPRRGWAAAAAVVLALVAGTIGGGLGVYLERHGAIGTVELSQAPAEDTVRSPGSVAGIAARALPGVVTIHVSGAGEQGTGTGFVLDERGHVLTNHHVVEPARGGGDIGVTFHGGETVAAEIVGTDSGYDLAVLRVDGVTGLRPLPLGNSDSVRVGDPVVAIGSPYDLAGTVTAGIISAKERPVIAGGDHDGSDVSYVDALQTDAPINPGNSGGPLMDAKGRVIGINSAIRSAGGGLPESGSGGSIGLGFAIPVNQAKRVAEELINTGHATHPVIGVTVDMEYPGDGARVSAGTDGEGTPVVPGGPADRAGVRPGDVITEVDGTRVRSGEELIVRIRSHRPGDRLELTVERDGRERSMTVVLGSANGS; from the coding sequence ATGGACGAGGGGAAGGCCACCGAGCCACAGCCGACATGGTGGAGCCGTCCGCGCGGGACGTCCGCCGCCCCCCGCCCCGCGGGAGGGGGCCGGACGGAAGAGGCCGCGCCCCGTCCGCTCCACGGTGAGGACCCGTACGGCACGCCGCCCTACGGCGGCCCCGGCCCCTGGGCCCCGGCCCCGCTCGTCCAGCGCCCCGCGCCGGGCGGCATGCTCCCGCCGCAGCCGCAGCCGCAGCCGCAGCCGCAGCCGCAGCCGCAGACACCACCACCGGCACGGTCCCGGATCGAGCCGGCTTCCGGGGCACGGCCGGGGACTCGGGCCCCCGAGGCGCTCGAGCCGGCCCCCGAGCCGCCGTCCCCCGAGCCGGCCTCCCCGCCGAAGGGCCCGTACCCGGTGCCGCCCGCGGAGACGTTCGCGCGGTACGACCCGTGGGCCCCGCCGGCCGCGAGCCCGCCGGTCCCGGTCCCGTCGGAGCGGGTGTCCTCGGAGCCGCCCCCGCCCCCCGGCGGCCCCCGCCGGGGCTGGGCGGCCGCCGCGGCCGTCGTCCTGGCCCTGGTCGCCGGGACGATCGGCGGCGGGCTGGGGGTGTACCTGGAGCGACACGGCGCGATCGGCACCGTGGAGCTGTCCCAGGCGCCCGCCGAGGACACCGTCCGTTCCCCGGGGAGCGTGGCCGGAATCGCCGCACGAGCCCTGCCCGGTGTGGTGACCATCCACGTGAGCGGTGCGGGGGAGCAGGGCACCGGCACCGGTTTCGTCCTCGACGAACGCGGTCACGTCCTCACCAACCACCACGTGGTGGAGCCCGCTCGGGGCGGCGGTGACATCGGGGTGACCTTCCACGGCGGCGAGACGGTCGCCGCCGAGATCGTCGGCACCGACAGCGGCTACGACCTCGCCGTGCTGAGGGTCGACGGGGTGACCGGGCTGCGACCGCTGCCGCTGGGCAACTCCGACTCCGTCCGGGTGGGCGATCCGGTCGTGGCGATCGGCTCGCCGTACGACCTGGCGGGCACGGTCACCGCCGGGATCATCAGCGCCAAGGAACGGCCCGTCATCGCGGGCGGCGACCACGACGGCAGCGACGTCAGCTACGTCGACGCCCTCCAGACGGACGCCCCGATCAACCCCGGCAACTCCGGCGGCCCCCTGATGGACGCCAAGGGCCGGGTGATCGGCATCAACAGCGCCATCCGTTCCGCCGGCGGTGGCCTGCCGGAGTCCGGCAGCGGCGGAAGCATCGGTCTGGGCTTCGCCATCCCCGTCAACCAGGCCAAGCGGGTGGCCGAGGAGCTGATCAACACGGGTCACGCCACCCATCCCGTGATCGGTGTCACGGTCGACATGGAGTACCCCGGCGACGGTGCCCGCGTGAGTGCCGGGACGGACGGGGAGGGCACGCCCGTCGTCCCCGGTGGACCGGCCGACCGGGCGGGCGTGCGGCCGGGTGACGTCATCACCGAGGTGGACGGCACCCGGGTGCGCAGCGGGGAGGAACTGATCGTGCGGATCCGCAGCCACCGCCCCGGCGACCGTCTGGAACTGACCGTCGAACGCGACGGTCGGGAGCGGTCGATGACCGTCGTCCTGGGGTCGGCGAACGGTTCGTGA
- a CDS encoding sec-independent translocase, translated as MFFDIGPLEMIALIILAVLVFGPEKLPKVIQDTARFIRKVREFSDSAREDIRKELGPEFKDFEFEDLNPKNFARKHLLENEDLGLKEIRNGFDLRQELAEVTDAVNGKEITSGSSDSAVSAPKEPGGDTAGTPDRLRKTGRTAGSEPPPFDADAT; from the coding sequence GTGTTCTTCGACATAGGACCCCTCGAGATGATCGCGCTCATCATCCTCGCGGTCCTCGTTTTCGGGCCGGAGAAGCTCCCGAAGGTGATCCAGGACACCGCGCGCTTCATCCGCAAGGTCCGCGAGTTCTCCGACAGCGCCCGGGAGGACATCCGCAAGGAGTTGGGTCCCGAGTTCAAGGACTTCGAGTTCGAGGACCTCAATCCCAAGAACTTCGCGCGCAAGCACCTGCTGGAGAACGAGGACCTGGGGCTGAAGGAGATCCGCAACGGATTCGACCTGCGCCAGGAGCTCGCCGAGGTCACGGACGCCGTCAACGGCAAGGAGATCACCTCCGGCTCCTCGGACTCCGCGGTCTCCGCTCCCAAGGAGCCGGGCGGCGACACCGCGGGCACCCCCGACCGGCTCCGCAAGACGGGCCGGACGGCCGGGAGCGAGCCGCCGCCGTTCGACGCCGACGCCACC
- the sigE gene encoding RNA polymerase sigma factor SigE: MVGAPLDTTRADRGGAAVAGDRRGVLRRFRRSSGEPKSVNDTADHRRAADSATTATFATDADVPAWTPPTWEEIVSTHSARVYRLAYRLTGNQHDAEDLTQEVFVRVFRSLSTYTPGTFEGWLHRITTNLFLDMVRRKQRIRFDALADDAAERLPSREPSPQQHFNDTHFDADVQQALDTLAPEFRAAVVLCDIEGLSYEEIAATLGVKLGTVRSRIHRGRSHLRKALRHRSPEARAEQRALAGVMPATAGGEGGTE, translated from the coding sequence ATGGTAGGGGCTCCACTGGACACCACCAGAGCCGACAGGGGAGGTGCGGCTGTCGCCGGTGACCGTCGGGGAGTGCTGAGGCGCTTCCGCAGGTCCTCCGGTGAGCCGAAATCCGTGAACGACACCGCTGACCACCGCCGCGCCGCCGACTCCGCGACCACCGCGACCTTCGCCACCGACGCGGACGTCCCGGCGTGGACGCCTCCCACGTGGGAGGAGATCGTCAGCACCCACAGCGCACGGGTCTACCGGCTCGCCTACCGCCTGACCGGCAACCAGCACGACGCGGAGGACCTGACGCAGGAGGTGTTCGTCCGGGTCTTCCGCTCGCTGTCCACCTACACCCCCGGCACCTTCGAGGGCTGGCTGCACCGCATCACCACCAACCTGTTCCTGGACATGGTGCGGCGCAAGCAGCGCATCCGCTTCGACGCGCTCGCCGACGACGCCGCCGAGCGGCTGCCCAGCCGCGAGCCCTCACCGCAGCAGCACTTCAACGACACCCACTTCGACGCGGACGTGCAGCAGGCCCTGGACACCCTCGCGCCGGAGTTCCGGGCGGCGGTGGTCCTCTGCGACATCGAGGGCCTGTCCTACGAGGAGATCGCCGCGACGCTGGGCGTGAAGCTCGGCACGGTCCGCAGCCGCATCCACCGCGGGCGCTCCCACCTGCGCAAGGCACTGAGGCACCGCTCCCCCGAGGCGCGTGCCGAGCAGCGCGCGCTCGCCGGGGTCATGCCCGCGACCGCGGGCGGGGAGGGCGGCACCGAGTGA
- a CDS encoding zf-HC2 domain-containing protein: protein MSGTHDGAPDLEPTPAEQHLGDRLAALVDGELGHETRERVLAHLATCHSCKAEADAQRRLKSVFADTMPPPPSESLLARLQGLPAGLEDDSGAGGPTGPSKPAWEFEYLPSSGSVLTPDRGFRIHETDRSSSRGRRFAFAAAGAVSLAAFALGGALTSTTTGGVTTAAGEQGGATAEPLRTAAAGAERGGGRPGARGTRETGSGVPSGAADADAPAPALPSARPTPLSAARPVPQPSPLAEDEVVARQHALMAVPVLDVVQTLHPPLTPLTQYQAQLPTTGAREPEGGAAQPFVAVPPPSLSPPPSLSPSPTVGATVTAAPDIPPNR, encoded by the coding sequence GTGAGCGGCACACACGACGGCGCCCCCGACCTCGAACCGACACCGGCCGAGCAGCACCTGGGGGACCGTCTCGCGGCCCTGGTGGACGGCGAGCTGGGCCACGAGACGCGTGAACGCGTCCTCGCGCACCTGGCCACCTGCCACTCCTGCAAGGCCGAGGCCGACGCCCAGCGGAGGCTGAAGAGCGTCTTCGCCGACACCATGCCCCCACCGCCCTCGGAGAGTCTCCTGGCCAGGCTCCAGGGGCTGCCCGCAGGGCTGGAGGACGACTCGGGAGCGGGCGGGCCGACGGGCCCGTCCAAACCCGCGTGGGAGTTCGAGTACCTGCCCTCCTCCGGCAGCGTGCTCACCCCCGACCGCGGGTTCCGCATCCACGAGACGGACCGCTCCTCGTCGCGCGGCCGGCGCTTCGCCTTCGCCGCGGCCGGCGCCGTCTCCCTGGCGGCGTTCGCCCTGGGGGGCGCGCTGACCTCCACCACGACCGGCGGCGTCACGACGGCCGCCGGCGAGCAGGGCGGCGCGACGGCCGAGCCGCTGCGCACGGCGGCGGCCGGCGCGGAGCGCGGGGGAGGGAGGCCCGGCGCACGCGGCACGCGGGAGACGGGGAGCGGCGTACCGAGCGGGGCGGCGGACGCGGACGCCCCGGCCCCGGCGCTCCCGTCCGCGCGCCCGACCCCGCTGTCGGCCGCGCGGCCCGTGCCCCAGCCGTCCCCCCTGGCGGAGGACGAGGTGGTGGCCCGGCAGCACGCGCTGATGGCGGTGCCGGTGCTCGACGTCGTCCAGACGCTGCACCCTCCGCTGACACCTCTGACGCAGTACCAGGCCCAACTGCCGACGACCGGGGCGCGGGAGCCGGAAGGGGGCGCGGCGCAGCCGTTCGTCGCCGTTCCGCCGCCCTCGCTCTCGCCGCCGCCCTCGCTCTCGCCGTCGCCCACGGTCGGGGCGACGGTCACCGCGGCGCCCGACATCCCGCCGAACCGCTGA